A segment of the Rhizobium bangladeshense genome:
TCAACTCCCTCGTCGACCAGCCGAAATGCGGGCGGCGTGCGTGGCGCCAAAGAATAAGCAGGCCTGCGAGGAAAAACAGGTAGGTGGCGGAGTGGAAGACCCCATCCCAGAAGGTGTTGGACTGAAGGTTCTCGAATGAGGGAGCTGGATACCACCCGCTGAACATGTGATGCCATTGCAGAAGCTGGTGGAAAATGATGCCATCAAAGAAACCGCCGAGCCCCAGGCCGAACAGGACGCCCGATGATCGCGGGAAGGCTAGCCGTGCGGCCACGCGGGTGACCGCGGTCATCGGATCACCAGGATCAATGCCATCGCGATGGCGGAGATGAACCCGGTGGCGCTCAGACCGAACGTCAGATATTCGGCCGCTTTTTGCCGGTGAGGGTCAAGCTCCACGTTCCCGATGACAGCCGCGAGGCCCCCGACCAACCAGCTCGCTAAGGTCAATATGCCGAGGAAGAGCGCCCATTGCGTTGCTGTGTCCATTGTCTTGCTCTCATGCAACTACTTTTCCTTGCAGGGAATGCTCCTGCGGCATCCTGAACAACACAGCCCGGGTTTTGTTTCCGTGCGGTATCGCACTCGGCTTGGAGACGGTCGCGCAGGTCAGAGCAAGGGATGAGCAACCCCTTCGAGGGCCGGGCCGCGGCGGCA
Coding sequences within it:
- a CDS encoding DUF2243 domain-containing protein → MTAVTRVAARLAFPRSSGVLFGLGLGGFFDGIIFHQLLQWHHMFSGWYPAPSFENLQSNTFWDGVFHSATYLFFLAGLLILWRHARRPHFGWSTRELIGTILIGFGLFNLVEGLVSHQLLGIHHVNETVDRSLWIYWDIGFLAWGAIMLAAGWMIVREKEL